The following DNA comes from Cervus elaphus chromosome 8, mCerEla1.1, whole genome shotgun sequence.
GGGGAGGACTTCCTCTCACCAAGGGGTACGTGACTTACAGTCACATGTATCTCTAAATTCTGGGCAACGTtcacatgcaggtcaagaatggGAAGCTTTCAGCTGTGGCACAGGCCACGGAAAGAGGCGGTGGCCTGACAGAGCATTTATTCACCAAGCTTCTGAGTGACAGGGAGCTTATGACGGAGGGGCTGTGGGAGAGTGTGCtctgaagcaaagaaaaatgaacCCCCAAAGGAGAAAATCGGCACCTCTCTGTGCAGGTGGGTCCAGGCAGAAAAGGCCAGAAGCCCCACAGGAGGAAGCAGCTTTCCTCGCGGTCCTGGAGTCCCCGGAGGAGGCTGAGTGCACGCAtgtgcgtgctgagtcgctttagtcgtttctgactctttgtgaccctggggaccacagcctgccaggctcctctgtccataggactgcaaATATGAGGTGTGCCCAAGATccagaacccccccccccccccacaggcTGCAGAACCTGTAAAAGGTGAGGAGGTTTGGGAATCCTCTCCCTGACATGGTCGGCCAGGCCCGAGGCAGAAGGACATCAAAGATGCGGCTGTGGCAGAGGCCCAGACGGCGCCAGCAAGCAGAACTGCCAGGGCAAACGGAACAGGAACAGAATGCGCGCGGGCCCACTCGAACCAGAGGCCCTGCTGGATAGAGAAGGAGAGAGGTGAGGGGCCCACTGCTGAGGAGGTGTCCAAGCGTGGAGCAGTAGCCTGTGTAGAGGAGAGAGGAACGATTGCTTGGGGAAATAATGCATGCTACCTGGGAGTAACACAGAGAACATCCCTGTAATAGCTCACACCTGGACAGTGCTCTGTATGGCATTATCCATCGCATCTCATTGTCAGCAATCCTGGGATGGAGAATATTGTTATCCTCAGCTTACAAATAAGGGGACTGAGGCTCAAAGAATATCGAAGATGTGCCCTGATAGTAAGGAGATGGAAGAACTGGGCTTCCGCTCAGGATTACTAACTTGCAATTTGGGGCTCTTTCCACGGAATTTGAGGGAAGGGATGGAAGCAGAGGACTGCCCATTCTAGGAGAGGTGGCATTGACATTCCTGCAACCGGAGCGGCCACGTTCCATTTTTCTGGAGCTCACAGATTCATCCAGAAGACAACCACTCCAGTGGACCATCTTTGAGATCCTTTCCTATGCTCATCTCCCCTTGCTGTCCTGAGCTGCGGATCCCAGAGGAACTTGGAGACAGCGCCCTCTGCTGTTTTGCAAGAGGACTTCTGGCTAGATCATTCCCTCCTGTAACTACTTCCGCCTTGgctccctcttccttttttatattttttaaaatatatatttggctgcactgggtcttagttgcagcatgcaggatctttgatcattgttgtggcatgtgagatctttagttgtggcatgcgaactcttacttgaggcatgtggaatctagttccctggtcaaggatcaaacccaggccccctacattgggagctcagaatcttagccactggatcaccagggaattccctgtcttGGCTTCTTGACTGAGCTGCCAACCTTAAAGCCCAAGAAGCTAGTGATAACACCCATTCTGCTTAGACTTGCCCCAGACAGAAACTTTTCCTGGAAAGGGGAGGGACAGTATTCTAAAGATAAgacttatctttttttccttttaaaaaactgggaaaaaacaaacaaagcagacACACAATTTCCATTCCATAAAGTTTACCCCTTTGAAGCATTCAGTGGCTTTCAATATATTCATGAATGTATGCAACCACCATCACTAATTCTAAACTTTTCCATCTTCCCCCAAGCCCATTAGCAGCCCTGCCTATTCTCTACTCCCTGCAGTTCTGGGCAATAGATTTGTCTACTGTGGACAtctcataaatggaatcatacaatatgtaggcTTTTTTGAGACTGCCTTCTCTCACTTAGACTAATGTGTCTGAGGTTCATCTGTGCTGCAGCATGTACCAGCATCTGTCACGTCTTtgattttgactgcactgggtcttggttgtggcggGAGGGCTTCTGTTGTTgtgtgtgggctccagagcatgcagGTTCAGTAACTGTGGcatctgggcttagttgccccaagacatgtgggatcttagtttccctgaccagggatggaacctgtgtcctctgcattggaattTCGATTCTTAAcggctggaccaccagggaagtccccatcatcTCTTCTTACTGCCAACTAGTATTTCATTGCATGGATGTACCAtgtgttgtttatccattcatcatttgaTGGTCATTGAGCTGTTTCCACTTTTCGGCTatgatgaataatgctgctgttttAGTTCTGGTGTGGATGTATGTCTTTAATTCTCTTAGGTATATACTCAGATCAGGAATTGCTGGATCAGACGGCAACTTCATGTTTAACCCTTCGAGGGTTAAACAGTTTTCCACGGCAGTTTTCCAGACAGTTTTCCATGGCAGttttgccattttacattcccaccagcagtgtgagAAGGTTTTGACTCCCCCACAGCCTCACTGAGGCTTGAAATTGTCCGTCTTCTTGATTACAGACATTCTTGTggaaaacttgaattttcttgaGCTACAGTATTCTCTGCATATGAAAAGATCTGTATTTTAGAATATGGCATCCTTTATTTAAAAGTCCTCATCCCTTATCACCAACCTTCCTTCCCACTCTGGCTCCAAGGGAGACAATTCTTCCTTTGGCAGAAGAAGAGTGGGCGTCCACTGTAACCACAGATGAACCTCACCGGTTCCCGCTTTGCCTCTGTCACAAACAGAATACCAACGTGGGGGTGAGCCACACGCATTCATGAAAAAATGTGCAAATAGAAAGTCTCGTGTTCTACAGATCAGTTCTCAAGGCCGTAATCCAGAAAGGTTTATCTCAGTGGTTGacgattatcagttcagttcagtcgctcagtcatgtccgactctttgtgaccccttggactgcagcacaccaggcttccctgtccatcaccatctcccggagtttactcaaactcatgtccatcgaattgatgatgccatccaaccatctcatcctctgtcgtccccttctcctcccgccttcaatctttcccagcatcagggtcttttccagggagtcagttctttgcatcaggtggccaaagtattggagtctcagcttcagcatcagtccttccaatgaatattcaggactgatctcctttaggatggactggttggatctccttgcagtccaagggactctcaagagtcttctccaacaccacagttcaaaagcatcaattctttggcactcagctttctttatagtccaactctcacatccacacatgaccactggaaaaaccatagccttgactagacaaatttttgttggcaaagtaatgtctctgatcaTAACATATACAATACTTAGTATCATACTCAAAACATTTCCGTATGTTAATGGATTGATTTCTAGCCACAGAAATATCGTCGTCACAGCCATACTTGGATTTAGGACTCACCCTTACTCctctcatttattttatgttcACACCATCTGAGAGGGAAAGCTGCGGCCCTGGAAGTGTGGTGGGCTCAAGACCACAGAGTCACGGGCACTGGCTCAAGGTGGATACAGAACCTCAGAAAGGATGTTCTTCCTCCTGGGCAGACTACCAGACCTTTGAGGATTAGAAGATCATTGCTGTAGTTGAGGGAGGATTCTAAAGTCAGAATAGACTGAAGTTCCCCTCTTAGTGCTACCAGCACCTGCATGAGAGGCAGTTGTTACACTtgcttgagcctcagtttccccatccataaaatggagatgatactaGTATCTCCTTTATAAGACTGTGAAATAAGATCACTTGGCTGAGTAGAATGTCAGGTACACGGTAAGTGCTCAgtgataaatgttagctattaccaTTATTAGTAGCGTGGTATTAACCAGACCACCTCCTGAACTCTGTTCGAGTTCTCTCAACACAATCCCATGCTCATTCAGACATTGGCTACCCAAGAAGATGGGGGACCACTCTCCCTGGACCGCCATTCTATTTTCAGACAGAGCTAATCGTTGGATACTTTTTAAAGTTGAGCAGAAATCTACCTTCTACAGTGCCTTCCGTGGAtgagttgccagatttagcaaattaaAATATAGGATGCCCGTGCAATATTCAGGACACActtattatttatctgaaatttgacAGGGTggcctgtattttatctggcaaccctgtCCATGGGCCCTTAGTCAGACATCTGAGAACAACATAGAACCAATCTACTCAAATCTTCCAGCTGACAGATAACCTTCAGCTCCCTCAACCAATTCTCCTACACCAGAAGGCTCTTGCTTCCCCCGATCCCGCTCAGCTCCCCAACGTGGACTATCTTCCTTGGACTAGATTGTTAGGCATCATTTATGCACACAAACAGCCTGATGAGGACAGAGAAAAGCAGCATGACCGCCTCCCTTGTCTTTCACTGGATTCTTCTATTAATGCAGCCTTGGTGTTTATTTGGGTATGTATGGCTCCCAAGGAGCTAGTACTACCACCCAGCCATGGTGAATGTTAATCTGAATACCCTGAGGCTGTCTTTAGAGAGACTCAGCATGGTGAGGAGTGACAAAACCCAAGAATCCTGGTCTCTTGGGTAAAAAAATGAACCCCAAACccttcaccctcaccctcacccacaCACTCCCCACTGCACAGCTCCAGAATACATATTATCCGTACATCACAACCCAATCAGAAGAGTTATCAGCTTCTGGGGCAGCCCTGGGATCTATCGTCAGAAAGCCTAGAACCACTTGAGCAAGAAGGCCGCCCACCTGCTTTCCTGGACCGAGAGGATGCTTTGGGGTTGGGGTCTGGAGACACGATGTCCCGAGCCGAGTGGCTGTGGCTGACTTCTGGAGCTGGGAGGGCTCGGGGTGCAGACTTCGGGGGGGTGGAGTTGCTGCTGTGCTGTGAGGTGCTCCCCGAGCTGGGCCGCTGTGTGGTGGGCCCCGGGCTGGGGGGCGGTGGGGCGGGCGCTGGGTTGGGCGCCTGGGTGGCCGACCCCGGGTTGGGCAGCTGTGCGGTGGGCTTGGGGCTGGGTGGCCGCGGGCTGGATCCGGAGACGGGCTGCTGGGAACTGGACTCCGAGCTCTGCTGCTGGGGGGTGGATTCGGAGCTGGCGCGCTGGGAGGTGGAGCCCCGGCGCCTGGTTTCTGACTTCTTCCTCTTGCCCTTCTTCATGGTGGATCCTCCTGACCTAAGCGTGTACCTACATGGAGCTGCCTAATGTCCCGGCTCCCTCGCCGAGGGGCCGTGTGCCCCTGCCCTGGGGGAAGGTTCTGGCGTCCGTCTGGGCCCAGGCCCTGAAGCGAAGAGTCACCCACCCACCTCCTGTGAGGTCACAAAAGCCAGGGTGGCTCTCACGGCAGGGGCTCTGGGGACAGTCTTCTCTGCCGACACCCGCCTGCTGCCCTCCGTCCTCCTTGGCTCCTGGAAGTGTCCGCAGACCTGGGCACCTGGTCAAGCCTGGCCTTGGAGCCTGTGGCAACTTGGACCCTGCAATTCTGCAAACTGAGACTCTCCTTTGGGGACCTGCCTGCTGGTGTGTCCCTGGGTCTCTCTACACTATTCCTCTCCAAGACACCCTGGCTGAGACACTTGCTCTATCACTGGTTTTCACGTACCCCCCACCCTgtccaaacaaacaaaccacttcACCATGCATTTTGTGAATTTTTGGTAATTAAAGATTTGAGGGCCCATGGAAGATCTACAGCCTTTTACAGTCTCACTGTCTGCTCCCCGACACCAGATTATCCCATTTGGAGTGGCTTCCCCCTTCTCCCCAAGTCGGCTCTTCTCACTGTGGGAAAGGACTTGGGTGGGTTCCCCAACTTTGATAAGAAACATTGCAATggggaaaagaatttccacaaaaaCATAACAGCTGTTTGGAAAAATAAACTTTCCTGAAACTCATTACACTGATAACagtagttgctgttgttcagtcgctaagttgtgtctgactctttgtgaccccatggacagcagcacgccaagcttccctgtccttcaccatctcttggagtttgttcaaacttatgtccattgagtcggtgatgccatccaaccatctcatcctctgtcatccccttttcctcttgccctcaatccttcccagcatcagggccttttccaatgagtcggctcttcacatcaggtagccaaagtattggagcttcagctttagcaaaaGCCCTTGCAATGAAtgttcggggttgatttcctttaggattaactggtttgatctccttactgtccaagggactctcaagagtcttctccaacagcacagttcaaaggcatca
Coding sequences within:
- the SPATA3 gene encoding spermatogenesis-associated protein 3 — its product is MKKGKRKKSETRRRGSTSQRASSESTPQQQSSESSSQQPVSGSSPRPPSPKPTAQLPNPGSATQAPNPAPAPPPPSPGPTTQRPSSGSTSQHSSNSTPPKSAPRALPAPEVSHSHSARDIVSPDPNPKASSRSRKAAGPLVRVGPRAFCSCSVCPGSSACWRRLGLCHSRIFDVLLPRAWPTMSGRGFPNLLTFYRRPSRKHSTHRNSRAPSPRNCCCGSGSPRSCLLHP